The following proteins are co-located in the Seriola aureovittata isolate HTS-2021-v1 ecotype China chromosome 7, ASM2101889v1, whole genome shotgun sequence genome:
- the si:dkey-79d12.4 gene encoding zinc finger protein 836, with the protein MSVTGLMATVFDILPEATKGNLIRALEGKSGSTKPSRVCLDQLLMSEDSSSDEEWCISTKRQVDDARTLAKCWECGKKFSNIKNLMSHYKSHNIKATCHICKIIFRRLTSLSTHLDNAHSPPLCKKCHQSFSNVWELNKHAEIHCSGSAPFKEAPSLISAVIHQSQNPGIFSDEVTVQQSKNSVPCNSMSELRPQQTIEMRPETSENSVEYIVGEDDKDIDMESDCEKLDDSTSSESDDEDKTLCKPTNMCPDDAESDGGSSSADNSSDSSNSLHSKQNPAALPSVNSSICAACGRGPFRSMKLHLLHCSGIRVKYQCSLCKTLFLTETDLNEHYMPLYSCDICGQVFSHESLYHHHQCPKESKSPLVFFCSETMPKACNVCRSFFTSDKTLLNHVTRVHTSVVSTKVCIITNPSALTDKKGSGFHGTAVQSTVSSPDVVNQVSNGKLHVDQTCAGSLSTILKSDTDPTSATATSDPVSPTIMAMFENDSQDVALMKRMNTGWRSKVPYPCRQCGAILRQPSLIISHRYLHRGRRSHQCQCGRAFKHRLHLLRHCVQHAEAISYICVSCGETFIGARLLAEHMKGKSQKKSRPSGRPWRRKVKKKCKMPFTCDCGQLFFRPSAYIWHQLQNWTKTKQLKKPLK; encoded by the exons ATGTCTGTAACAGGTTTAATGGCaacagtttttgacattttacccGAAGCCACAAAAGGGAATCTCATAAGGGCGCTAGAGGGAAAGTCGGGATCAACAAA ACCATCCAGAGTTTGCCTTGACCAACTCCTTATGTCTGAAGACTCGAGCAGCGATGAAGAATGGTGTATCTCTACAAAAAGGCAGGTGGATGATGCACGCACACTGGCAAAATGTTGGGAATGTGGCAAAAAATTCAGCAACATAAAAAACTTGATGTCACACTACAAAAGCCACAATATTAAAGCCACCTGCCACATCTGCAAGATTATTTTCCGACGCCTGACGTCACTCTCCACGCACCTGGATAATGCACACTCGCCGCCCCTCTGCAAAAAGTGCCATCAATCTTTCAGTAATGTGTGGGAATTGAACAAGCATGCAGAGATACATTGCAGTGGCTCGGCGCCTTTTAAAGAAGCTCCCTCTTTGATTTCTGCAGTCATACATCAGAGTCAGAACCCTGGCATCTTTTCTGATGAGGTGACTGTACAGCAAAGTAAAAACTCAGTACCGTGTAACTCAATGTCAGAGTTGAGGCCTCAGCAAACAATTGAGATGAGACCTGAGACATCTGAAAACAGTGTAGAATATATAGTGGGTGAAGATGATAAAGACATTGACATGGAAAGTGACTGTGAGAAGCTAGATGATTCAACAAGCTCTGAatctgatgatgaagataagaCACTTTGTAAACCTACAAACATGTGTCCAGATGATGCAGAATCAGATGGTGGCTCAAGTTCAGCTGATAATTCCAGTGACTCTTCCAATAGTCTGCACTCTAAACAAAACCCTGCAGCCCTTCCCAGTGTTAATAGTTCAATATGTGCTGCATGTGGTAGAGGGCCATTTAGGTCAATGAAGCTCCATTTGCTGCACTGTAGTGGTATAAGGGTAAAATATCAGTGTTCACTGTGCAAGACGCTCTTTCTAACTGAGACTGATCTTAATGAGCACTATATGCCTTTGTATTCCTGTGACATCTGTGGCCAGGTTTTCTCTCACGAGAGCTTGTACCATCACCACCAGTGTCCCAAGGAAAGCAAATCACCTTTGGTCTTCTTTTGTTCTGAGACGATGCCGAAAGCATGTAACGTATGCAGATCCTTTTTCACTTCTGACAAAACTTTGTTAAACCATGTTACCAGAGTCCACACATCAGTGGTCAGCACCAAAGTATGCATTATTACCAATCCATCAGCATTGACCGATAAAAAGGGTTCAGGTTTCCATGGCACTGCAGTCCAGTCCACCGTCAGTAGTCCAGATGTAGTCAACCAGGTCAGTAACGGGAAGCTGCATGTTGACCAAACTTGTGCAGGCTCACTGTCCACTATTCTGAAGTCTGACACCGACCCAACTTCAGCAACTGCGACCTCTGACCCCGTCTCGCCCACTATTATGGCCATGTTCGAGAACGACAGCCAAGATGTGGCTTTGATGAAACGTATGAACACAGGCTGGCGCTCCAAGGTCCCTTACCCCTGCAGGCAGTGTGGTGCCATCTTGCGGCAGCCCTCCCTCATCATTAGCCACCGCTACCTCCACCGAGGCCGCCGCTCACACCAGTGCCAGTGCGGCCGAGCTTTTAAGCACCGGCTGCACCTCCTGCGACATTGTGTTCAGCATGCGGAGGCCATAAGCTACATCTGCGTCAGCTGTGGGGAGACTTTCATAGGAGCCAGACTCTTAGCTGAACACATGAAGGGCAAATCACAGAAAAAGTCCCGTCCTTCCGGGCGTCCATGGAGACGTAAAGttaagaaaaaatgcaaaatgccCTTTACATGTGACTGTGGACAACTATTTTTTAGGCCTTCTGCTTACATATGGCACCAACTTCAAAACTGGACAAAAACTAAACAATTGAAGAAGCCCTTGAAATGA